In Streptomyces nojiriensis, one genomic interval encodes:
- a CDS encoding MFS transporter produces MYLAANGRPDAPPRPPGAGRRVPAAVLALGAVSLVTDISSEMVTAVLPLYLVLGLGLTPLQFGFLDGMFNGATALVRLLGGRLADRRGHHKRVAGAGYLLSALSRLGLLLAGGATGGIAAALAADRLGKGIRTAPRDALISLSGPPESLGRSFGVHRAMDTTGALLGPLAAFAVLWATADAYDAVFAVSFCTGLLGVLLLVVYVPAAPGPTPGPAAAPPAGPRPPRRPVLRDPAFRRVLCAAALLGATTIGDAFLYLLLLRGLDLPPALFTLLPLGAAAVYLLLAVPAGRLADRAADPSGRRTGRRTAFLLGHCALLGAYALLLAPVSPPTVVGVLVLLGVFYAATDGVLMALAAPALPAAGRAGGLAVLQTGQALARLLGAAGFGAAWTLWGQRPALWAAALALAGALAAASRILPAAPPTAAPEAP; encoded by the coding sequence ATGTACCTGGCCGCCAACGGCCGCCCGGACGCGCCGCCCCGCCCCCCGGGGGCCGGGCGGCGCGTCCCCGCCGCCGTCCTCGCGCTCGGCGCGGTCAGCCTCGTCACCGACATCTCCTCCGAGATGGTCACGGCGGTACTGCCGCTCTACCTCGTCCTCGGCCTCGGCCTGACTCCCCTCCAGTTCGGCTTCCTGGACGGCATGTTCAACGGGGCCACCGCCCTCGTGCGGCTGCTCGGCGGGCGGCTCGCCGACCGCCGCGGCCACCACAAGCGGGTCGCCGGCGCCGGCTACCTGCTCTCCGCGCTCTCCCGGCTCGGGCTGCTCCTCGCCGGGGGCGCCACCGGCGGGATCGCCGCCGCGCTCGCCGCCGACCGGCTGGGCAAGGGCATCCGCACCGCCCCGCGCGACGCCCTCATCTCACTGAGCGGGCCCCCGGAGAGCCTCGGCCGGTCCTTCGGCGTGCACCGCGCCATGGACACCACCGGCGCCCTGCTCGGGCCGCTCGCCGCGTTCGCCGTGCTCTGGGCCACCGCCGATGCCTACGACGCGGTGTTCGCCGTCAGTTTCTGCACCGGCCTGCTCGGTGTGCTGCTGCTCGTCGTGTACGTCCCGGCGGCACCCGGGCCGACCCCCGGGCCGGCTGCCGCGCCCCCGGCCGGGCCCCGGCCGCCGCGCCGGCCGGTCCTGCGCGACCCCGCGTTCCGCCGGGTGCTCTGCGCCGCGGCCCTGCTCGGCGCCACCACCATCGGCGACGCCTTCCTCTACCTGCTGCTCCTGCGCGGACTCGACCTGCCGCCCGCCCTGTTCACGCTGCTGCCGCTCGGGGCCGCCGCCGTCTACCTGCTGCTCGCCGTCCCCGCGGGCCGGCTCGCCGACCGGGCCGCCGACCCGAGCGGGCGCCGAACCGGGCGCCGGACGGCCTTCCTGCTCGGGCACTGCGCCCTGCTCGGCGCGTACGCCCTGCTGCTCGCCCCCGTCTCCCCGCCGACCGTCGTGGGGGTGCTCGTCCTGCTGGGCGTCTTCTACGCGGCCACCGACGGGGTCCTGATGGCGCTCGCCGCTCCCGCGCTCCCCGCGGCCGGCCGGGCGGGCGGGCTCGCGGTGCTGCAGACCGGCCAGGCGCTGGCCCGGCTGCTGGGCGCCGCCGGATTCGGGGCGGCGTGGACCCTGTGGGGGCAGCGGCCCGCCCTCTGGGCCGCGGCACTCGCCCTGGCCGGGGCGCTCGCGGCCGCCTCGCGCATCCTGCCCGCCGCTCCCCCGACCGCCGCCCCGGAGGCCCCGTGA
- a CDS encoding discoidin domain-containing protein, with amino-acid sequence MRLNRLNTSAHPPRLRGRRRPLLLTALTGLAALTLVGGLLLAWPGRAGAAADPLISRGKPATASSSESSSLGAKNAFDGDPATRWASAEGKDPQWIRVDLGAGATVSRVRLTWEAAYAKAYRVEISADGAAWTALATETSGNGGTDDWTGLSGKGRYLRVQGTARGTSYGYSLFEAEVYGTVGDGPPPGGSFTVVAAGDIAAQCTASDSGCAHPKTAALARRIDPKFYLTMGDNQYDDARLSDYRAYYDKSWGAFKAKTHPVPGNHETYDPAGPLAGYKSYFGSIAYPQGKSYYSFDEGNWHFVALDSNSFDQAAQLNWLKADLAANTRPCVAAYWHHPLYSSGGHGNDPVSKPVWKILYAARADLVLNGHDHHYERFAPQDPEGRATADGIVEIVGGMGGAEPYPIEEVQPNSQKRISGPYGVVKLDFTDSGYGWTYVATDGQVKDTSPKYSCH; translated from the coding sequence ATGCGCCTGAACCGCCTGAACACCTCCGCTCACCCCCCTCGGTTACGCGGCAGACGTCGCCCCCTCCTCCTCACTGCCCTCACCGGCCTCGCCGCGCTGACCCTCGTCGGCGGGCTCCTCCTGGCCTGGCCCGGACGGGCCGGGGCCGCCGCCGACCCCCTCATATCCCGCGGGAAGCCCGCCACCGCCTCCTCCTCCGAGTCCTCCTCGCTGGGCGCGAAGAACGCCTTCGACGGCGACCCGGCCACCCGCTGGGCCAGCGCCGAGGGCAAGGACCCGCAGTGGATCCGGGTCGACCTCGGCGCCGGGGCCACCGTCTCGCGGGTACGGCTCACCTGGGAGGCGGCCTACGCCAAGGCGTACCGCGTCGAGATCTCCGCCGACGGCGCCGCCTGGACCGCGCTCGCCACCGAGACCTCCGGCAACGGCGGCACCGACGACTGGACCGGACTGTCCGGCAAGGGCCGCTACCTGCGCGTCCAGGGCACCGCGCGCGGCACCTCGTACGGCTACTCGCTCTTCGAGGCCGAGGTGTACGGCACCGTCGGGGACGGGCCGCCGCCCGGCGGCTCCTTCACCGTCGTCGCCGCCGGTGACATCGCCGCCCAGTGCACGGCGTCCGACAGCGGCTGCGCGCATCCGAAGACGGCCGCGCTCGCCCGGCGGATCGACCCGAAGTTCTACCTGACGATGGGCGACAACCAGTACGACGACGCCCGGCTGTCCGACTACCGCGCCTACTACGACAAGAGCTGGGGCGCCTTCAAGGCCAAGACCCACCCGGTCCCCGGCAACCACGAGACGTACGACCCGGCCGGCCCGCTCGCCGGGTACAAGTCGTACTTCGGGAGCATCGCCTACCCGCAGGGCAAGAGCTACTACAGCTTCGACGAGGGCAACTGGCACTTCGTCGCCCTCGACTCCAACTCCTTCGACCAGGCCGCCCAGCTCAACTGGCTGAAGGCCGACCTCGCCGCCAACACCAGGCCGTGCGTCGCCGCCTACTGGCACCACCCGCTCTACTCCTCCGGCGGGCACGGCAACGACCCCGTCTCCAAACCCGTCTGGAAGATCCTCTACGCCGCCCGGGCCGACCTGGTCCTGAACGGGCACGACCACCACTACGAGCGGTTCGCCCCGCAGGACCCCGAGGGCCGGGCGACCGCCGACGGGATCGTGGAGATCGTCGGCGGGATGGGCGGCGCCGAGCCCTACCCGATCGAGGAGGTCCAGCCCAACAGCCAGAAGCGCATCAGCGGACCGTACGGCGTGGTGAAGCTGGACTTCACCGACTCCGGCTACGGGTGGACCTACGTGGCCACCGACGGCCAGGTCAAGGACACGAGCCCGAAGTACAGCTGCCACTGA
- a CDS encoding polysaccharide deacetylase family protein, whose amino-acid sequence MTNSVRKVAAAAATAALGAALAGCGGGAGAPDAGREARMGTPAASASASASASASAAASGPPAASPQAGAPAKPPTMAPGPNGLTPVFERAKQQTDKTVALTFDADMTSDQGPRAADGEHFDNPALISTLRTLKVPSTIFMTGRWAEEYPDQAKSIGTDPNFEIANHSYSHHAFKSPCYGLPALDSAAARADVDRAFAAFRQAGAVNTVPYFRFPGGCYDDQALRALSTAKVTAVQWDVVSGDAFAKDPGAVAEQVLTGVKPGSVVVMHCTRSAAPVTEEAVQRIVPELRKRGYRFVKVSELIGT is encoded by the coding sequence GTGACCAATTCCGTACGAAAAGTAGCTGCCGCAGCTGCCACGGCGGCGCTCGGCGCCGCCCTCGCGGGATGCGGGGGCGGCGCCGGCGCGCCGGACGCCGGCCGCGAGGCCCGTATGGGCACCCCCGCCGCCTCGGCTTCCGCTTCGGCCTCGGCCTCGGCCTCGGCCGCCGCATCCGGACCGCCCGCCGCGTCCCCGCAGGCCGGTGCGCCCGCCAAGCCCCCGACCATGGCGCCGGGCCCGAACGGCCTGACCCCCGTCTTCGAACGGGCGAAGCAGCAGACGGACAAGACCGTGGCGCTGACCTTCGACGCCGACATGACCTCGGACCAGGGGCCGCGCGCCGCGGACGGGGAGCACTTCGACAACCCGGCGCTGATCTCGACCCTGCGCACCCTCAAGGTGCCCTCGACGATCTTCATGACGGGCCGCTGGGCCGAGGAGTACCCGGACCAGGCCAAGTCGATCGGCACCGACCCGAACTTCGAGATCGCGAACCACTCGTACAGCCACCACGCCTTCAAGTCCCCCTGCTACGGGCTGCCCGCGCTCGACTCCGCGGCCGCCCGCGCCGACGTGGACCGGGCCTTCGCCGCCTTCCGGCAGGCGGGCGCGGTCAACACCGTCCCGTACTTCCGCTTCCCCGGCGGCTGCTACGACGACCAGGCGCTGCGGGCCCTGTCCACGGCCAAGGTCACGGCCGTCCAGTGGGACGTGGTCAGCGGGGACGCCTTCGCCAAGGACCCGGGCGCCGTGGCCGAGCAGGTGCTCACCGGCGTGAAGCCCGGGTCGGTGGTGGTCATGCACTGCACGCGCAGCGCCGCCCCGGTCACCGAGGAGGCCGTCCAGCGGATCGTCCCCGAACTGCGCAAGCGCGGCTACCGCTTCGTGAAGGTCTCCGAGCTGATCGGCACGTAG
- a CDS encoding alkaline phosphatase PhoX — protein sequence MPVTRRGLLAAGGIAFSGALGALFAGGGGSRAAARAPRTPRTDRGYGPLVADPRGLLDLPAGFTYRVLSRAGEPLRSGEGPVPANCDGMAAFEAGGGRVRLVRNHENRTTAALRVPAVPGLTYDPRALGGCTALELDAAGRVTGERVALAGTAVNCAGGRTPWNTWLSCEETEDRAGASGYTRDHGYVFEVDPADPHRSGAVPLTAMGRFAHEAVAVDPYRGVVYETEDAFVRPFGLFYRFLPERPLGGLGSLRAGGRLEALRVPGLADLAVVDEPGAVFPVEWVPVPDPSAAGTPIRLQDFGPGGITHAQKLEGCYWGDGGVHFVSSFARSGEGAAADHHGQVWFHDPRRSTIRLDVLFGPAADIALPGDSPDNICLAPDGGLMVCEDGGGAQYVFGVTVGGEVYPMARNAEDIGAPGTPEWGEFAGVTFSPDGRTMYVNAYAPGTTFAVTGPWH from the coding sequence ATGCCCGTCACCCGACGCGGCCTGCTCGCCGCGGGCGGGATCGCCTTCAGCGGGGCGCTCGGCGCACTGTTCGCCGGTGGCGGCGGCTCGCGGGCCGCCGCCCGGGCCCCGCGGACCCCCCGCACCGACCGCGGGTACGGGCCGCTGGTGGCCGATCCGCGCGGGCTGCTCGACCTGCCCGCCGGATTCACCTACCGGGTGCTCTCCCGGGCCGGCGAGCCGCTGCGCTCCGGTGAGGGGCCCGTGCCCGCCAACTGCGACGGCATGGCGGCCTTCGAGGCCGGCGGCGGCCGCGTGCGCCTCGTCCGCAACCACGAGAACCGCACCACCGCCGCCCTGCGCGTCCCCGCCGTCCCGGGCCTGACGTACGACCCCCGGGCCCTCGGCGGCTGCACCGCCCTGGAGCTGGACGCGGCCGGGCGGGTCACCGGTGAGCGCGTCGCCCTCGCCGGCACCGCCGTCAACTGCGCGGGCGGCCGTACCCCCTGGAACACCTGGCTGAGCTGCGAGGAGACCGAGGACCGGGCGGGCGCCTCCGGCTACACCCGCGACCACGGCTACGTCTTCGAGGTGGACCCGGCCGACCCGCACCGCTCGGGCGCGGTCCCGCTCACCGCGATGGGCCGCTTCGCGCACGAGGCCGTCGCCGTGGACCCGTACCGCGGGGTCGTCTACGAGACCGAGGACGCCTTCGTCCGGCCGTTCGGCCTGTTCTACCGGTTCCTGCCGGAGCGGCCGCTCGGCGGGCTCGGCTCGCTGCGGGCCGGGGGCCGGCTGGAGGCCCTGCGGGTGCCGGGGCTCGCGGACCTGGCGGTGGTGGACGAGCCCGGGGCGGTGTTCCCGGTGGAGTGGGTGCCCGTACCGGACCCGTCGGCGGCCGGAACCCCGATCCGGCTCCAGGACTTCGGGCCGGGCGGGATCACCCACGCGCAGAAACTGGAGGGCTGCTACTGGGGCGACGGCGGGGTGCACTTCGTGTCCAGCTTCGCGCGCAGCGGCGAGGGCGCGGCCGCCGACCACCACGGGCAGGTGTGGTTCCACGACCCGCGGCGCTCCACGATCCGCCTGGACGTCCTCTTCGGCCCGGCCGCCGACATCGCGCTGCCCGGGGACTCCCCCGACAACATCTGCCTGGCCCCGGACGGCGGACTGATGGTGTGCGAGGACGGCGGCGGCGCGCAGTACGTCTTCGGGGTGACGGTGGGCGGCGAGGTCTACCCGATGGCACGCAACGCAGAGGACATCGGAGCTCCGGGGACCCCGGAGTGGGGGGAGTTCGCCGGGGTCACCTTCTCCCCCGACGGGCGGACGATGTACGTGAACGCCTACGCGCCGGGGACCACGTTCGCGGTGACGGGGCCTTGGCACTGA
- a CDS encoding cytochrome P450 family protein: MAQQDAAPDGGGELHEIVSAVSRGAPEYRQCPHPMYAALREQDPVCRLTPPHGIETYLITRYDDARDALSDPRFSKNMHGAIDTYHAVYGSFFDALDDNVLFSDPPRHTRLRRVLRSAFTPRRVEQMRPRITAIAESILRECRRAGTVDLMASFAFPLPVAVLCELMGIPQEDRPEILEQFAVVTRSRFDPSRKAELKAAEERLQHRLERLISDTRAHPSDSFLGDLLQAEERLEDSELVASLWVLFFAGHKTTAYQIGNSVLNLLLRPDQAALLRKDPALIPRAVEEMLRFEGSVETSTFRYAARAAEIRGTAIPEGSLVQIAISSANRDPEKFDLPDELDVTREGLQGTHLGFGHGTHYCLGAPLARLELEIALATLLREFPDMELADAQETGRAWLKGPVPAFRGLEHLRLVLEPPRPGADPGEASLASVASGR; this comes from the coding sequence ATGGCGCAGCAGGATGCGGCACCGGACGGCGGCGGGGAGCTGCACGAGATCGTGTCGGCCGTGTCCCGGGGCGCGCCGGAGTACCGGCAGTGTCCCCATCCGATGTACGCCGCCCTGCGCGAGCAGGACCCGGTGTGCCGGCTGACCCCTCCGCACGGGATCGAGACGTACCTCATCACCCGTTACGACGACGCCCGCGACGCGCTGTCGGACCCCCGGTTCAGCAAGAACATGCACGGGGCCATCGACACGTACCACGCCGTGTACGGCAGCTTCTTCGACGCGCTCGACGACAACGTGCTCTTCTCGGACCCGCCCCGCCACACGCGGCTGCGCCGCGTCCTGCGGAGCGCCTTCACCCCGCGGCGGGTGGAGCAGATGCGTCCGAGGATCACCGCGATCGCCGAGAGCATCCTGCGCGAATGCCGGCGGGCGGGCACGGTCGACCTCATGGCCTCGTTCGCCTTCCCGCTGCCCGTCGCGGTCCTGTGCGAACTGATGGGCATCCCGCAGGAGGACCGCCCGGAGATCCTGGAGCAGTTCGCGGTGGTGACCCGCTCCCGGTTCGACCCCAGCAGGAAGGCGGAGCTGAAGGCGGCCGAGGAGCGCCTGCAGCACCGGCTGGAGCGGCTCATCTCGGACACGCGCGCGCACCCGTCGGACTCCTTCCTCGGCGACCTCCTCCAGGCGGAGGAACGGCTGGAGGATTCCGAACTGGTCGCGTCGCTGTGGGTCCTGTTCTTCGCCGGCCACAAGACCACCGCCTACCAGATCGGCAATTCCGTCCTCAACCTGCTGCTGCGCCCCGATCAGGCGGCGTTGCTGCGCAAGGACCCCGCGCTCATCCCGCGGGCGGTCGAGGAGATGCTGCGGTTCGAGGGGTCGGTGGAGACGTCGACCTTCCGGTACGCGGCACGGGCCGCGGAGATCCGGGGCACCGCGATCCCCGAGGGCTCCCTCGTGCAGATCGCGATCTCCTCGGCCAACCGGGACCCCGAGAAGTTCGACCTCCCCGACGAGCTGGACGTGACGCGCGAGGGACTCCAGGGCACGCACCTGGGCTTCGGGCACGGTACCCACTACTGCCTGGGGGCGCCGCTGGCGCGGCTCGAACTCGAGATCGCGCTCGCCACCCTCCTGCGGGAGTTCCCGGACATGGAGCTCGCGGACGCGCAGGAGACCGGGCGGGCATGGCTCAAGGGCCCGGTGCCGGCGTTCCGGGGCCTCGAACACCTCCGCCTCGTCCTGGAGCCGCCCCGCCCCGGCGCGGATCCGGGCGAGGCGTCCCTGGCCTCCGTGGCCTCCGGCAGGTAA
- a CDS encoding amidohydrolase family protein, whose protein sequence is MSTSALRLLGTPADELRIAAVGTSAVIRVARGFSAPGTGAAPAAHSKIDMHQHFCAPQWRDWAAHHGLIKPERLPPWSRLDTDAAIRFMDDAGITTAVLKPMLPARYRSSAQLREAINITLQSMIEVAQSHPGRFSYYVPLFLDDPEASSWAVRRGLGQLGAVGVNVTANYGGVYLGDPVYDRLFHELNEFSAVVDTHPHNLPDGPPGPPRGSGPSGPGASGPPGGASGRPGASGPPGGSTVPGIPNFMCDFLLDTTRAAVNMISHGTLDRFPDISVVLPHAGGFLPYIATRLEALGRFCEPRVEPAAVRDHLSRFYYDTAGPMAPAATLLEHVPADHVLFGTDWPAAPADTVMDLALPALEADPAFTPEQLRGIYHDNAMRLIPQLATA, encoded by the coding sequence GTGAGTACCTCCGCACTGCGCCTCCTGGGGACGCCGGCGGACGAACTGCGGATCGCCGCGGTGGGCACCAGCGCGGTCATCCGGGTCGCGCGGGGTTTCTCCGCGCCGGGCACGGGCGCGGCGCCCGCGGCCCATTCGAAGATCGACATGCATCAACACTTCTGCGCGCCGCAGTGGCGCGACTGGGCCGCGCACCACGGGCTGATCAAGCCGGAACGGCTGCCCCCGTGGAGCCGGCTCGACACCGACGCGGCGATCCGCTTCATGGACGACGCGGGCATCACGACCGCCGTCCTCAAGCCGATGCTGCCCGCGCGCTACCGCTCGTCGGCGCAGCTGCGCGAGGCCATCAACATCACGCTGCAGTCGATGATCGAGGTGGCGCAGTCGCACCCGGGACGGTTCTCGTACTACGTGCCGCTGTTCCTGGACGACCCGGAGGCCTCGTCCTGGGCCGTGCGCCGCGGGCTCGGGCAACTGGGGGCCGTCGGGGTGAACGTGACGGCCAACTACGGGGGCGTCTACCTCGGTGATCCCGTCTACGACCGGCTGTTCCACGAGTTGAACGAGTTCTCCGCCGTGGTGGACACCCACCCGCACAACCTCCCGGACGGCCCGCCCGGCCCGCCGCGTGGGTCCGGTCCGTCCGGCCCAGGCGCGTCGGGTCCGCCCGGTGGTGCCTCGGGCCGGCCTGGCGCCTCCGGGCCGCCCGGCGGGTCGACGGTTCCGGGTATCCCGAACTTCATGTGCGACTTCCTGCTGGACACCACGCGGGCCGCCGTGAACATGATCAGCCACGGGACGCTGGACCGCTTCCCGGACATCTCCGTCGTCCTGCCGCACGCCGGAGGCTTCCTGCCGTACATCGCGACGCGGCTGGAGGCCCTCGGGCGGTTCTGCGAACCGCGCGTCGAACCCGCCGCCGTCCGTGACCACCTGAGCCGCTTCTACTACGACACGGCAGGCCCCATGGCACCCGCCGCGACCCTGCTGGAGCACGTGCCGGCCGACCACGTCCTCTTCGGTACCGACTGGCCCGCCGCCCCCGCCGACACGGTCATGGACCTGGCGCTCCCCGCCCTCGAAGCCGACCCGGCCTTCACCCCCGAGCAGCTGCGGGGGATCTACCACGACAACGCGATGCGCCTGATCCCGCAGTTGGCGACCGCCTGA
- a CDS encoding OsmC family protein, translating to MATTRTAHTVWEGNLLKGAGTVSLDSSGRGSFEVSWPSRAEAANGKTSPEELIAAAHSSCYSMALSHGLDGAGTPPTRLETKADVTFQPGEGITGIHLTVRAEVPGLDAEGFAAAAEDAKKNCPVSQALTGTTITLSAELA from the coding sequence ATGGCCACCACGCGTACCGCGCACACCGTCTGGGAAGGCAACCTGCTCAAGGGCGCCGGCACGGTCAGCCTCGACTCGTCGGGCCGGGGCTCGTTCGAGGTCTCCTGGCCCTCGCGCGCCGAGGCCGCGAACGGCAAGACCAGCCCGGAAGAGCTGATCGCCGCCGCACACTCCAGCTGCTACTCGATGGCCCTCTCGCACGGCCTGGACGGCGCCGGCACCCCGCCCACCCGCCTGGAGACCAAGGCCGATGTGACCTTCCAGCCGGGCGAGGGCATCACGGGCATCCACCTGACGGTCCGTGCGGAGGTCCCCGGCCTGGACGCGGAGGGCTTCGCCGCCGCGGCCGAGGACGCCAAGAAGAACTGCCCGGTCAGCCAGGCACTGACCGGTACGACGATCACGCTGAGCGCGGAGCTCGCCTGA
- the zapE gene encoding cell division protein ZapE: protein MADAGPQALCAREPRVPAERLVAEMVPPPRFDSVRFDTYNPDPTQPSQSEAVTVLSGFAAGLGGAHASGAGKKRWFSKKPAAPAAPRGVYLDGGYGVGKTHLLASLWHATPAEPALKAFGTFVELTNLVGALGFQQTVQTLGGHRLLCIDEFELDDPGDTVLVSSLLSRLVEQGVALAATSNTLPGKLGEGRFAAADFLREIQGLSAHFRPLRIDGQDYRHRGLPEAPAPFSDEQVTKAAYATEGASLDDFPGLLEHLARVHPSRYGALTDGLTAVCLTDVGPVPDQSTALRLVVLADRLYDREIPVLASGVPFDRLFSEDMLNGGYRKKYFRAISRLTALARDAKPLVSQ from the coding sequence ATAGCCGACGCGGGGCCCCAGGCCCTGTGCGCGCGCGAGCCGCGGGTGCCCGCCGAACGGCTGGTGGCCGAGATGGTGCCGCCGCCGCGGTTCGACTCGGTGCGCTTCGACACGTACAACCCGGACCCGACCCAGCCCAGCCAGTCCGAGGCCGTCACCGTGCTGAGCGGATTCGCCGCCGGTCTGGGCGGCGCGCACGCCAGCGGCGCCGGCAAGAAGCGCTGGTTCTCCAAGAAGCCGGCCGCCCCCGCCGCCCCGCGCGGCGTCTACCTCGACGGCGGCTACGGCGTCGGCAAGACCCACCTGCTGGCCTCCCTGTGGCACGCCACCCCGGCCGAACCCGCGCTCAAGGCCTTCGGCACCTTCGTGGAGCTGACCAACCTGGTCGGCGCGCTGGGCTTCCAGCAGACCGTGCAGACCCTCGGCGGACACCGGCTGCTGTGCATCGACGAGTTCGAGCTGGACGACCCGGGCGACACCGTGCTGGTGTCCTCGCTGCTCAGCCGCCTCGTCGAGCAGGGTGTGGCGCTGGCCGCCACCTCCAACACGCTCCCCGGCAAGCTCGGCGAGGGCCGTTTCGCCGCCGCCGACTTCCTGCGCGAGATCCAGGGGCTGTCGGCGCACTTCCGGCCGCTGCGCATCGACGGCCAGGACTACCGCCACCGCGGCCTGCCGGAGGCCCCGGCGCCGTTCTCGGACGAGCAGGTCACCAAGGCCGCGTACGCGACCGAGGGCGCGAGCCTGGACGACTTCCCCGGCCTGCTCGAACACCTGGCCAGGGTGCACCCCAGCCGCTACGGCGCGCTGACCGACGGCCTCACGGCGGTCTGCCTGACCGACGTCGGCCCGGTGCCGGACCAGTCGACGGCGCTGCGCCTGGTGGTGCTGGCCGACCGGCTGTACGACCGCGAGATCCCGGTGCTGGCCTCCGGGGTCCCCTTCGACCGTCTGTTCAGTGAGGACATGCTGAACGGCGGCTATCGGAAGAAGTACTTCCGCGCCATATCGCGGCTCACCGCGCTGGCGCGCGACGCGAAGCCCCTGGTCTCCCAGTAG
- a CDS encoding pyrimidine reductase family protein, with amino-acid sequence MRRLFPVTDQTSASPRDRADREWSLDELAEAYAYPALKADGHWLRANMVSTLDGGAQHEGRSQPISGETDMRIFGTLRALADVVVVGAETVRQEGYRPARAREAFAARRAASGQGPAPAIAVVTASMDLDFSLPLFTSPLVPTLVVTGAAAPAARVAEAARAGAEVVVAGDGATVDAARAVRELAGRGLRRQLTEGGPRLLGQFVAADALDELCLTISPMLVAGGAQRIAGGPSVTVPHRLAPACVLEEAGFLFTSYRRI; translated from the coding sequence ATGCGACGCCTGTTCCCTGTGACCGATCAGACATCAGCCTCGCCCCGGGACCGGGCCGACCGGGAGTGGTCGCTCGACGAGCTGGCGGAGGCCTACGCGTACCCCGCGCTGAAGGCGGACGGCCACTGGCTCCGGGCCAACATGGTCTCCACCCTGGACGGGGGCGCCCAGCACGAAGGACGCTCGCAGCCCATCTCCGGCGAGACGGACATGCGGATCTTCGGCACCCTGCGGGCACTGGCCGATGTGGTGGTCGTCGGCGCGGAAACGGTTCGCCAGGAGGGTTACCGCCCGGCCCGCGCCCGGGAGGCCTTCGCCGCCCGCCGCGCCGCCTCCGGACAGGGCCCGGCCCCCGCCATCGCCGTGGTCACGGCCAGCATGGACCTGGACTTCTCGCTGCCCCTGTTCACCTCCCCGCTGGTGCCGACCCTGGTGGTCACCGGGGCCGCCGCGCCCGCCGCCCGGGTGGCCGAGGCCGCGCGGGCCGGAGCCGAGGTCGTGGTGGCCGGTGACGGCGCGACCGTGGACGCCGCCCGGGCGGTACGGGAACTCGCCGGGCGGGGGCTGCGCCGCCAGCTCACCGAGGGCGGGCCCCGGCTCCTGGGCCAGTTCGTGGCCGCCGACGCCCTGGACGAGCTGTGCCTGACGATCTCGCCGATGCTCGTGGCGGGAGGCGCCCAGCGGATCGCCGGCGGCCCCTCCGTCACGGTTCCGCACCGGCTCGCGCCCGCCTGCGTACTGGAAGAGGCCGGGTTCCTCTTCACGAGCTACCGTCGGATCTGA
- a CDS encoding indole-3-glycerol phosphate synthase: protein MFTSVLMIEQPLTAVDVDFVTNLHGDDAVSFIVLMQPRGDQDRLLRAIDDVALGELPEAIREGDEPEGEAALGPAAHALAHSLNALRAKGANAVGQIVEDHPLDKLKSVVDEHGADEVIVLTAPHFVEEFFHRDWASRARHKVGVPVLKLFAHNE from the coding sequence GTGTTCACGAGCGTATTGATGATCGAGCAGCCGCTGACCGCGGTGGACGTGGACTTCGTCACCAACCTGCACGGGGACGACGCGGTCTCCTTCATCGTCCTCATGCAGCCCCGGGGCGACCAGGACCGACTGCTGCGCGCCATCGACGACGTAGCGCTCGGTGAGCTCCCCGAGGCCATCCGTGAGGGTGACGAACCCGAGGGCGAGGCCGCCCTCGGCCCTGCCGCGCACGCCCTCGCCCACTCCCTGAACGCGTTGCGCGCCAAGGGCGCCAACGCCGTCGGGCAGATCGTCGAGGACCACCCGCTCGACAAGCTGAAGTCCGTCGTGGACGAGCACGGGGCCGACGAGGTGATCGTCCTGACCGCCCCGCACTTCGTGGAGGAGTTCTTCCACCGGGACTGGGCCTCGCGCGCCCGACACAAGGTCGGCGTTCCCGTGCTCAAGCTCTTCGCCCACAACGAATAG